The Candidatus Effluviviaceae Genus I sp. genome has a window encoding:
- a CDS encoding lysophospholipid acyltransferase family protein produces MFAYNLYRLGAFLALRLSLPTARRIAAAVGRLSCALQRRTRRHLIENLRTAFGDTMSERELRGLRLRIYANFAVFVADFLRFPFFTRDNLGEWLTERSIEGLARLRQTGAGGPLVFLTAHLGNWELGAAAVALAVTPLTVLADTHPSPRVTAFFNGRRESKGCAVVTVSSFHRCFRALKGGGAVAIVGDRPVTGQGIHATFMGKTTLVPDGHAVLARRLGATLVPCFLLMTEDGRYDLLVDDPIVPRTTDDEAGDVRDCVNRCLTVVERRIREHPEQWYVFRPIWGGEAARTARGRRGAARVRSAR; encoded by the coding sequence ATGTTTGCTTACAACCTCTACAGGTTGGGAGCGTTCCTGGCCCTGAGGCTCTCTCTGCCCACCGCGCGCAGGATCGCCGCCGCGGTGGGCAGACTGTCGTGCGCCCTCCAGAGACGCACGCGCAGGCACCTCATCGAGAACCTCCGGACCGCCTTCGGCGACACGATGTCGGAGCGCGAGCTGCGCGGGCTCCGCCTCCGCATCTACGCCAACTTCGCCGTCTTCGTCGCCGACTTCCTCAGGTTCCCGTTCTTCACGCGCGACAACCTGGGCGAGTGGCTGACCGAGCGCAGCATCGAGGGCCTCGCGAGGCTGCGTCAGACCGGGGCCGGGGGGCCGCTCGTCTTCCTCACCGCGCACCTCGGCAACTGGGAGCTCGGGGCGGCGGCCGTGGCGCTCGCGGTGACGCCGCTCACCGTGCTCGCGGACACTCACCCGAGCCCGCGAGTCACCGCGTTCTTCAACGGACGGAGGGAGTCGAAGGGCTGCGCGGTCGTCACTGTGTCGTCGTTCCACCGGTGCTTCAGGGCGCTCAAGGGCGGCGGCGCGGTCGCCATCGTCGGCGACCGACCGGTGACCGGACAGGGCATCCACGCGACGTTCATGGGAAAGACGACGCTGGTCCCCGACGGACACGCCGTGCTGGCGCGCCGGCTCGGAGCGACGCTTGTTCCGTGTTTCCTTCTCATGACGGAGGACGGCCGGTACGATCTCCTCGTGGACGATCCGATCGTCCCGAGGACGACGGACGACGAGGCGGGCGACGTCCGCGACTGCGTGAACCGCTGTCTGACGGTGGTGGAGCGGCGCATCCGGGAGCATCCCGAGCAGTGGTACGTCTTTCGGCCCATCTGGGGCGGCGAGGCCGCCCGCACTGCGCGGGGGCGCAGGGGCGCGGCGCGGGTGAGGAGCGCGCGGTGA
- a CDS encoding glycosyltransferase family 2 protein: protein MRIVVVIPCKNVEETIGRLVGRIREVAPALDALVVDDGSDDRTGAVAREAGASVVRHEVNRGKGAALKTGFACAAERGYDAVVTMDGDLQHDPAALPAFVEALEKEGADIVVGSRMRAVGAMPAIRIWTNRTTSRIVSRLAGQDIPDSQSGYRILRTDVVRDLPLVTSRYDTESEILIRAARRGARISSIPIESIYAGGVSHINPFVDTLRFVRLVLLSLFWR from the coding sequence GTGAGGATCGTGGTCGTCATCCCCTGCAAGAACGTCGAGGAGACGATCGGGCGCCTCGTCGGCCGGATCCGGGAGGTCGCCCCCGCGCTGGACGCCCTGGTCGTGGACGACGGCTCCGACGACCGCACCGGCGCCGTCGCCCGGGAGGCGGGGGCGTCGGTCGTCCGTCACGAGGTGAACCGGGGGAAGGGCGCGGCCCTGAAGACAGGCTTCGCCTGCGCCGCCGAGCGCGGGTACGACGCGGTCGTCACGATGGACGGCGATCTCCAGCACGACCCGGCGGCGCTCCCGGCGTTCGTCGAGGCGCTCGAGAAGGAGGGCGCGGACATCGTGGTCGGGTCGCGCATGCGGGCCGTCGGCGCGATGCCCGCCATCAGGATCTGGACGAACCGGACGACCTCCCGCATCGTGTCGCGTCTGGCCGGCCAGGACATCCCGGACAGCCAGAGCGGATACCGCATTCTGAGGACCGACGTCGTGAGGGACCTTCCGCTCGTGACGTCGCGGTACGACACGGAGTCGGAGATCCTCATCCGCGCCGCTCGGCGGGGCGCGAGGATATCGTCCATCCCGATCGAGTCCATCTACGCGGGCGGCGTCAGTCACATCAACCCGTTCGTGGACACGCTCCGCTTCGTGAGGCTCGTGCTGCTCAGTCTCTTCTGGCGATAG
- the surE gene encoding 5'/3'-nucleotidase SurE, producing MDKPVILVSNDDGVRAPGIAALHRALLPLGRVIVVAPDRERSASSHSLTLDVPLRANRLSDDVVSVEGTPTDCVLLAVKNLLPERPALVVSGVNRGPNMGHDVTYSGTVAAAMEATILGIPAVAVSLARSPDGAFDYGPAAEVAAGVASLVLERGLPPGTLLNVNVPNVPSGGIGGVALTRLGKQVYEDSVVKKTDPRGREYYWIGGQSSATPSGPGTDFEAVASGLVSVTPVHLDLTDHGSLAALRDWPLADALGPRAAAGRGEAKS from the coding sequence CTGGACAAGCCCGTGATCCTCGTCAGCAACGACGACGGCGTCCGCGCGCCCGGCATCGCCGCGCTGCACCGCGCGCTCCTGCCGCTCGGTCGAGTGATCGTCGTCGCGCCGGACCGCGAGCGGAGCGCGTCGAGCCACTCGCTCACGCTCGACGTGCCGCTTCGTGCCAACCGGCTGTCCGACGACGTCGTGAGCGTCGAGGGCACGCCGACCGACTGCGTGCTTCTGGCGGTCAAGAACCTGCTGCCGGAGCGCCCGGCGCTCGTGGTCTCGGGCGTCAACCGCGGTCCGAACATGGGGCACGACGTCACGTACTCGGGAACCGTCGCCGCGGCGATGGAGGCCACGATCCTCGGCATTCCGGCGGTTGCCGTCTCGCTGGCCCGCTCGCCCGACGGCGCGTTCGACTACGGACCGGCGGCGGAGGTCGCGGCGGGGGTCGCGTCCCTCGTGCTCGAGCGGGGGCTCCCGCCGGGCACGCTCCTCAACGTCAACGTCCCGAACGTGCCGTCCGGGGGCATCGGGGGCGTCGCCCTCACGAGGCTCGGGAAGCAGGTGTACGAGGACTCGGTCGTGAAGAAGACCGATCCGCGGGGACGGGAGTACTACTGGATCGGCGGACAGAGCTCCGCGACGCCGAGCGGGCCCGGGACCGACTTCGAGGCGGTCGCAAGTGGGCTCGTGTCCGTGACGCCCGTCCATCTCGACCTTACCGACCACGGGTCGCTCGCGGCGCTCCGGGACTGGCCCCTGGCGGATGCGCTCGGGCCCCGCGCCGCGGCGGGCCGGGGCGAGGCGAAGTCGTGA
- a CDS encoding protein-L-isoaspartate(D-aspartate) O-methyltransferase encodes MVEEQIAARGISDERVLAAMRAVPRHLFVGPGFEDSAYGDHALPIGEGQTISQPYMVALMTQELALDGSEKVLEVGTGSGYQTAVLAELVDRVVSVERVASLARRAQETIESLGIANVIVHIGDGTIGLSEFAPYDRILVTAGAPEVPQSLLEQLADPGIIVIPVGGQGFQELRVIRRRAGSLSERNAGGCVFVPLLGREGWGAAR; translated from the coding sequence ATGGTCGAGGAGCAGATCGCCGCCCGGGGCATCTCGGACGAGCGGGTGCTCGCGGCCATGCGCGCGGTACCCAGGCACCTCTTCGTGGGGCCCGGGTTCGAGGACTCGGCCTACGGCGACCACGCGCTTCCGATCGGGGAGGGGCAGACGATCTCGCAGCCGTACATGGTCGCCCTCATGACACAGGAGCTCGCCCTCGACGGCAGCGAGAAGGTGCTGGAGGTCGGGACGGGCTCCGGGTACCAGACGGCCGTGCTCGCGGAACTCGTCGACCGCGTCGTGAGCGTCGAGCGCGTCGCGTCGCTCGCGCGGCGCGCCCAGGAGACCATCGAGTCCCTGGGCATCGCGAACGTCATCGTCCACATCGGCGACGGGACCATCGGGCTTTCGGAGTTCGCGCCGTACGACCGCATCCTCGTGACGGCGGGCGCGCCCGAGGTGCCGCAGAGCCTGCTCGAGCAGCTCGCCGACCCCGGGATCATCGTGATCCCCGTCGGCGGCCAGGGCTTCCAGGAGCTCAGGGTGATCCGCCGCCGCGCCGGCTCGCTCTCGGAGCGCAACGCGGGCGGCTGCGTGTTCGTGCCGCTCCTCGGCCGTGAGGGCTGGGGCGCGGCGAGATAG
- a CDS encoding small multi-drug export protein, with protein MWNGLSPEARLRVKVFALSALPVAELRGGIPLGVGSGMPWREAFLVAAAGNLAPVIPLLFALGPMTRFLERWAFARRVIEAVFARTRRRSGLIERYEAIGLALFVAVPLPMTGAWTGVLAAHLLGVRPRYAVPAVVAGVVIAGVIVTLASQGVLHLWRL; from the coding sequence ATGTGGAACGGTCTGTCGCCCGAGGCTCGCCTCAGGGTGAAGGTGTTCGCGCTGTCGGCGCTCCCCGTCGCGGAGCTTCGCGGCGGGATCCCGCTCGGCGTCGGTTCCGGCATGCCGTGGCGGGAGGCGTTCCTCGTCGCGGCGGCCGGGAACCTCGCGCCGGTCATCCCGCTCCTCTTCGCGCTCGGGCCGATGACGAGGTTCCTCGAGCGCTGGGCCTTCGCGCGGCGCGTCATCGAGGCTGTCTTCGCGCGGACGCGCAGGCGGAGCGGCCTCATCGAGCGGTACGAGGCGATCGGCCTCGCGCTCTTCGTGGCCGTGCCGCTCCCGATGACGGGCGCCTGGACGGGGGTGCTCGCCGCCCACCTCCTCGGCGTGCGGCCGAGGTACGCGGTCCCGGCGGTCGTCGCGGGGGTGGTCATCGCGGGGGTCATCGTCACCCTGGCCTCGCAAGGGGTCTTGCATCTGTGGCGGCTCTAG
- a CDS encoding TIGR00725 family protein, whose amino-acid sequence MSPRPVRITVVGAGRCDEKTASIAERVGREVARRGGVLICGGLGGVMEAAARGASEAGGLTVGILPGPDAAAANPHIAIPIATDLGHARNAVNVRAADAVVAVEGGYGTLSEVALALAMGIPVVSPADAAAAPDVVRAASAEDAVATAFALAEGRRS is encoded by the coding sequence ATGTCGCCTCGCCCTGTGAGGATCACGGTGGTCGGTGCCGGCCGCTGTGACGAGAAGACCGCTTCGATCGCCGAGCGCGTTGGCAGGGAGGTCGCTCGCCGGGGCGGTGTTCTCATTTGTGGTGGCCTCGGCGGCGTCATGGAGGCCGCGGCGCGCGGCGCGAGCGAGGCCGGCGGGCTCACCGTGGGCATCCTCCCCGGTCCGGACGCCGCGGCGGCGAATCCGCACATCGCCATCCCCATCGCGACAGACCTCGGACACGCGAGGAACGCCGTGAACGTGCGGGCAGCCGACGCGGTCGTGGCGGTCGAGGGCGGGTACGGGACGCTCTCAGAGGTCGCGCTCGCGCTGGCGATGGGCATCCCCGTCGTGTCGCCGGCGGACGCCGCGGCCGCGCCGGACGTCGTGCGCGCGGCATCGGCCGAGGACGCCGTGGCGACGGCGTTCGCCCTCGCCGAGGGCCGCAGGTCGTGA
- a CDS encoding M23 family metallopeptidase: MTASRASGRFRARLALGLAVVALGLAATSCTPLPPRQRAATAPPAGPGAHHVVAGGETLWRIAKAYGVSVTEIKEANGLRDDTILVGQRLFIPGASRAVVAAPRRPTEEPRQAGDLAFAWPLAGRNRASVRSPFGTRTDPINKSRTFHQGIDIEAAHGERVLAAADGEVVFASRMSGYGTVVMVDHGSRTITLYAHLSRAVVDIEERVQRGQTVGYVGSDGRATGPHLHFEVRVRGASVDPLDRLP; the protein is encoded by the coding sequence GTGACGGCCTCCCGCGCGAGCGGGCGCTTCCGCGCGAGGCTCGCTCTCGGGCTCGCGGTCGTCGCCCTCGGTCTTGCGGCGACCTCGTGCACGCCGCTCCCGCCGCGCCAGCGCGCCGCGACGGCTCCTCCGGCCGGCCCCGGCGCGCACCACGTGGTGGCGGGCGGGGAGACCCTCTGGCGCATCGCGAAGGCCTACGGCGTCTCGGTGACGGAGATCAAGGAGGCCAACGGCCTGCGCGACGACACCATCCTCGTCGGGCAGCGGCTGTTCATCCCGGGAGCTTCGCGCGCGGTCGTCGCGGCGCCGCGGAGGCCGACGGAAGAACCGAGGCAGGCGGGCGACCTCGCGTTCGCGTGGCCGCTTGCCGGACGGAACAGAGCGTCCGTCAGAAGCCCGTTCGGGACGCGGACCGACCCCATCAACAAGAGCAGGACGTTCCACCAGGGCATCGACATCGAGGCGGCGCACGGCGAGCGGGTGTTGGCGGCGGCCGACGGCGAGGTGGTGTTCGCAAGCCGCATGAGCGGATACGGCACGGTCGTCATGGTGGACCACGGCAGCCGCACGATCACGCTCTACGCGCACCTGTCGCGGGCCGTCGTCGACATCGAGGAGAGGGTGCAGCGCGGACAGACGGTCGGGTACGTCGGAAGCGACGGTCGCGCGACCGGCCCGCACCTCCACTTCGAGGTCAGGGTCAGGGGCGCGTCGGTCGATCCGCTGGACCGCCTTCCGTGA
- a CDS encoding adenine phosphoribosyltransferase has translation MSADTRTDLRSLIRSVPGFPKTGIVFRDITTLAKDPRGLRAAVDAIAARYEKERIDVVVGIEARGFIFGAAVAYRLGVGFVPARKPGKLPAETVRAEYALEYGTDAIEMHRDAVAPGQRVLIVDDLLATGGTAAAAVKLVESLGGEVAALAFVVDLAFLKGRDKLSGYDVFRLVEYDSE, from the coding sequence ATGAGCGCAGACACGAGGACCGATCTCAGGAGCCTCATCCGGAGCGTCCCGGGTTTCCCGAAGACCGGGATCGTCTTCCGGGACATCACGACGCTCGCCAAGGACCCGCGGGGCCTCAGGGCCGCCGTCGATGCGATCGCCGCTCGCTACGAGAAGGAGCGCATCGACGTCGTCGTGGGCATCGAGGCGCGCGGGTTCATCTTCGGGGCCGCCGTCGCGTACCGGCTCGGCGTGGGGTTCGTTCCAGCCCGCAAGCCGGGGAAGCTCCCGGCGGAGACCGTGCGCGCCGAGTACGCCCTCGAGTACGGGACCGACGCCATCGAGATGCACCGCGACGCCGTCGCGCCCGGGCAGCGCGTCCTCATCGTGGACGACCTCCTCGCCACGGGAGGCACGGCGGCCGCCGCGGTGAAGCTCGTCGAGTCGCTCGGAGGAGAGGTCGCCGCGCTGGCCTTCGTCGTCGATCTCGCGTTCCTCAAGGGCCGCGACAAGCTGAGTGGCTACGACGTCTTCCGTCTGGTAGAATACGACTCGGAATAG
- a CDS encoding trypsin-like peptidase domain-containing protein — MSSRRSLCPVAVLASVLAVTVLVLPRVAHGASEPVSPTAADFPVAALESVEQLSIAPLDRDALAIEDEERDRQGLAPRYAVPHPVSMTPATHGSWEELDGGVSLWRLRITSPGALSLNLGFTTYRMPEGGRLMVYAADMGEVLRPFTAADNAEHGELWTPVVLSDDIVIEATVPTKAVPALALTLTSVNVGYRGFGELLSRAPGSCNIDVICPQGDRWRDDIRSVGVISTGGSLFCTGFMVNNTSSNGVPYFMTARHCGVTSSNAASLVVYWNYQSPVCGQLSGGSLSSSQTGSYFRASYSNSDFTLVELDEDPNPSWGVTFAGWDRTGAVAATATAIHHPDTGVKCISFENDPTQITSYLGTSSPGDGSHVRVVDWDEGTTEPGSSGSPLFDQNHRVIGQLHGGYAACGNNSSDWYGSFSLSWTGGGTSSTRLSNWLDPASTGATTTDLYDPNAAGLKVTPSSGLAAAGDAGGPFTPSSVTYTLENQYDTRIDYAVTKTQPWVTLSSASGHLEGHATADVTVSINAAANTLGNGTYTDLVQFINTTDHVGDTSRGVTLTVGAPTLVHSFSMDLDPGWTTQGLWAYGRPTGGGGQYGGPDPMSGYTGTNVYGYNLSGDYENNLPERHLTSTAIDCSALSSVTLKFRRWLGVEQSIYDHAYVRVSNDGTNFTTVWQNGGTIAETAWSLQEIDISAVADGQETVYLRWTMGTTDSSWRYCGWNIDDVEIWGIEESQSSVAEGPAAPRLLLTPNYPNPFSPRTSVRFALPSRGHVDLAIYDVAGRLVRQLVDGELGAGEHAVSWDGQDASGADAASGVYFCRLRAGDVTEVGRMALVR, encoded by the coding sequence GTGAGCAGCCGTCGAAGCCTGTGTCCCGTGGCCGTTCTGGCCTCTGTTCTGGCCGTCACCGTCCTTGTCCTCCCCCGCGTGGCGCACGGCGCCTCCGAGCCGGTCTCCCCCACTGCGGCGGACTTCCCCGTGGCGGCGCTCGAGTCCGTCGAGCAGCTGTCCATCGCCCCGCTCGATCGCGACGCCCTCGCCATCGAGGACGAGGAGCGCGACCGGCAGGGTCTGGCGCCGCGGTACGCGGTTCCCCACCCCGTCTCGATGACCCCGGCGACCCACGGGTCGTGGGAGGAGCTCGACGGAGGCGTGAGCCTCTGGCGCCTGCGCATCACCTCCCCCGGCGCCCTGTCGCTCAACCTGGGCTTCACGACCTACCGCATGCCCGAGGGCGGCAGGCTCATGGTCTACGCCGCGGACATGGGCGAGGTCCTCAGGCCGTTCACGGCGGCCGACAACGCGGAGCACGGCGAGCTGTGGACGCCGGTCGTCCTCTCGGACGACATCGTGATCGAGGCGACCGTGCCGACCAAGGCCGTCCCGGCCCTCGCCCTGACGCTCACGTCGGTCAACGTGGGATACCGGGGCTTCGGCGAGCTGCTGTCCCGCGCTCCGGGCTCGTGCAACATCGACGTGATCTGCCCGCAGGGCGATCGCTGGCGGGATGACATCCGCTCCGTGGGCGTCATCTCGACCGGCGGCTCGCTCTTCTGCACCGGCTTCATGGTGAACAACACCTCGTCGAACGGCGTGCCCTACTTCATGACGGCCAGGCACTGCGGGGTCACGTCCAGCAACGCCGCCTCGCTCGTCGTGTACTGGAACTACCAGAGCCCGGTGTGCGGGCAGCTGAGCGGGGGCTCGCTGTCGAGCTCCCAGACGGGCTCGTACTTCAGGGCCTCCTACTCCAACTCGGACTTCACCCTCGTGGAGCTCGACGAGGACCCGAACCCGTCGTGGGGCGTCACGTTCGCGGGCTGGGACAGGACGGGAGCGGTCGCGGCCACCGCCACGGCCATCCACCACCCCGACACCGGCGTGAAGTGCATCAGCTTCGAGAACGACCCGACGCAGATCACGAGCTACCTCGGGACCTCGTCGCCGGGTGACGGCTCGCACGTTCGCGTTGTGGACTGGGACGAGGGCACGACGGAGCCCGGGTCGTCGGGAAGCCCGCTGTTCGACCAGAACCACCGCGTCATCGGCCAGCTGCACGGCGGCTACGCGGCGTGCGGCAACAACTCCTCCGACTGGTACGGCAGCTTCTCGTTGTCCTGGACCGGCGGCGGCACGAGCTCGACCCGCCTGTCGAACTGGCTTGACCCCGCGAGCACGGGAGCGACCACGACGGACCTCTATGACCCGAACGCGGCGGGGCTCAAGGTGACGCCGTCCTCAGGCCTCGCCGCGGCAGGCGATGCCGGCGGCCCCTTCACCCCGTCCAGCGTGACGTACACGCTGGAGAACCAGTACGACACCCGCATCGACTACGCGGTGACGAAGACGCAGCCGTGGGTCACGCTCTCGAGCGCGTCGGGGCACCTCGAGGGCCACGCGACCGCGGACGTCACGGTGTCCATCAACGCGGCGGCCAACACGCTCGGGAACGGCACGTACACCGACCTCGTTCAGTTCATCAACACGACGGACCACGTGGGCGACACCTCGAGGGGCGTCACTCTGACCGTCGGGGCGCCGACGCTCGTGCACAGCTTCTCGATGGACTTGGACCCGGGCTGGACGACGCAGGGTCTCTGGGCCTACGGGAGGCCGACCGGCGGCGGCGGCCAGTACGGCGGGCCGGATCCGATGAGCGGCTACACCGGCACGAACGTGTACGGCTACAACCTGAGCGGCGACTACGAGAACAACCTGCCGGAACGCCACCTCACGTCCACCGCCATCGACTGCTCCGCTCTGTCGTCGGTGACGCTCAAGTTCCGCCGCTGGCTCGGCGTGGAGCAGAGCATCTACGATCACGCGTACGTGAGGGTCAGCAACGACGGCACGAACTTCACGACCGTGTGGCAGAACGGCGGGACCATCGCGGAGACCGCCTGGTCGCTGCAGGAGATCGACATCTCAGCCGTTGCCGACGGGCAGGAGACGGTCTATCTCAGGTGGACGATGGGGACGACCGACTCGAGCTGGCGGTACTGCGGCTGGAACATCGACGACGTTGAGATCTGGGGGATCGAGGAGAGCCAGAGCAGCGTGGCTGAAGGCCCCGCGGCCCCGCGCCTCCTCCTCACGCCCAACTACCCGAACCCGTTCAGCCCGCGGACGTCGGTGCGGTTCGCGCTGCCTTCGCGGGGTCACGTCGACCTCGCGATCTACGACGTGGCCGGGAGGCTCGTGCGGCAGCTCGTGGACGGTGAGCTGGGCGCCGGCGAGCATGCCGTGTCGTGGGACGGGCAGGACGCCTCCGGCGCCGACGCCGCGTCGGGCGTCTACTTCTGCCGCCTCCGCGCGGGCGACGTGACCGAGGTCGGCCGGATGGCGCTCGTGAGGTAG
- a CDS encoding isoprenylcysteine carboxylmethyltransferase family protein, producing MDALNARSTPAPLSPSGATTRWERIGGAFFRARSVTPIGILAAALLWPTPGGLTAARLAGAAALLVAGEALRLWAVGVAGKLTRTRGSNVKGLVTSGPFGFVRNPLYLGNFAIAGGVAVLSKVGWLLWAMPLLFALQYAAIVAWEERVLAQAFGEAYDDYRRGVRRWVPSPRRYRGAAGPAWAAGIAWRSERDTLVGLAAVVALLVVKHLAAHGSIAAFWLGAARALGMAR from the coding sequence ATGGACGCCCTGAACGCGCGCAGCACGCCCGCGCCGCTCTCGCCGAGCGGCGCGACGACGCGATGGGAGCGGATCGGCGGTGCGTTCTTCCGGGCGCGGAGCGTCACGCCGATCGGCATCCTCGCGGCCGCGCTGCTCTGGCCGACGCCGGGAGGCCTGACGGCCGCGAGGCTCGCCGGGGCGGCCGCGCTGCTCGTCGCGGGCGAGGCGCTGCGCCTGTGGGCCGTAGGGGTGGCGGGGAAGCTCACGAGGACGAGAGGCTCCAACGTGAAGGGGCTCGTCACGTCGGGCCCCTTCGGCTTCGTGCGAAACCCGCTCTACCTGGGCAACTTCGCCATCGCGGGCGGCGTCGCCGTGCTCTCGAAGGTCGGGTGGCTCCTGTGGGCGATGCCGCTCCTCTTCGCCCTCCAGTACGCGGCCATCGTCGCCTGGGAGGAGCGCGTCCTCGCTCAGGCGTTCGGCGAGGCGTACGACGACTACCGGCGGGGCGTGAGGCGCTGGGTGCCGTCGCCGCGGCGGTACCGCGGCGCGGCCGGCCCGGCGTGGGCGGCCGGCATCGCGTGGAGGAGCGAGCGCGACACCCTCGTCGGCCTCGCCGCCGTCGTCGCGCTGTTGGTCGTGAAACACCTCGCAGCGCACGGGAGCATCGCCGCGTTCTGGCTGGGCGCGGCGCGGGCACTGGGGATGGCACGGTGA
- a CDS encoding cupin domain-containing protein: MKSAPKSERVPAPVTMPGAEGVKAAKLIGADEKSPTVGMRLFEIAPGGKTPWHAHGWEHVIYGVEGQGALKTEHGDAPFGPGDSLLVEPDEQHNFVNTGTGTLRFICVVPLRGDM; the protein is encoded by the coding sequence ATGAAGTCAGCGCCGAAGTCCGAGCGGGTTCCCGCGCCGGTGACGATGCCGGGCGCGGAGGGCGTCAAGGCGGCGAAGCTCATCGGAGCGGACGAGAAGTCGCCGACGGTGGGCATGCGGCTCTTCGAGATCGCCCCCGGTGGGAAGACCCCGTGGCACGCCCACGGCTGGGAGCACGTGATCTACGGCGTCGAGGGGCAGGGGGCGCTCAAGACGGAGCACGGGGACGCGCCGTTCGGGCCGGGCGACTCCCTGCTCGTTGAGCCGGACGAGCAGCACAACTTCGTGAACACCGGGACGGGCACGCTGCGGTTCATCTGCGTCGTCCCACTGCGCGGAGACATGTAG
- a CDS encoding aspartate carbamoyltransferase catalytic subunit has product MSWTSKHLLGLEGVTREEIVTILDTAAKFREVLDRPVKKVPTLRGVTVVNLFFEPSTRTRMSFELAEKRLSADTLSFTAATSSAKKGETLRDTARNIEAMMVDMVVIRHSAPGAPHFLADHLDASIINAGDGAHEHPTQALLDLFTMRERMGDIEGKKVTILGDVLHSRVARSNVWGLTAMGAEVTLCGPATFIPAEIERVGVAVTTDLDAAVGDADVVNILRIQQERLDGCFIPSLREYAALFGVTRERVERMRPDVVIMHPGPINRGVELAPDVADGERSVILEQVTNGVAVRMAVIYLLSRARAAERVEGAEILAEVGL; this is encoded by the coding sequence GTGAGCTGGACGAGCAAGCACCTCCTGGGCCTCGAGGGGGTGACGCGCGAGGAGATCGTCACCATCCTCGACACGGCCGCGAAGTTCCGGGAGGTCCTCGACCGCCCCGTCAAGAAGGTGCCGACGCTGCGCGGCGTGACCGTGGTCAATCTCTTCTTCGAGCCGAGCACGCGCACGCGCATGTCCTTCGAGCTCGCGGAGAAGCGGCTGTCGGCGGACACGCTGAGCTTCACGGCGGCGACGTCGAGCGCGAAGAAGGGCGAGACGCTTCGCGACACGGCGCGGAACATCGAGGCCATGATGGTGGACATGGTGGTCATCCGCCACTCGGCCCCCGGGGCGCCGCACTTCCTCGCCGACCACCTCGACGCCTCCATCATCAACGCGGGCGACGGCGCCCACGAGCACCCCACCCAGGCCCTCCTCGACCTCTTCACGATGAGGGAGCGGATGGGCGACATCGAGGGGAAGAAGGTCACCATCCTCGGGGACGTGCTGCACTCGCGCGTCGCCCGCTCGAACGTGTGGGGGCTCACGGCGATGGGCGCCGAGGTGACGCTCTGCGGCCCGGCGACGTTCATCCCGGCCGAGATCGAGCGCGTCGGCGTCGCCGTGACGACCGACCTCGACGCGGCGGTCGGGGACGCCGACGTCGTCAACATCCTCCGCATCCAGCAGGAGCGGCTCGACGGCTGCTTCATCCCGAGCCTCAGGGAGTACGCCGCGCTCTTCGGCGTCACGCGCGAGCGCGTCGAGCGCATGCGACCGGACGTCGTGATCATGCACCCGGGGCCGATCAACCGCGGCGTGGAGCTCGCGCCCGACGTGGCCGACGGCGAGCGCTCCGTGATCCTCGAGCAGGTGACGAACGGGGTCGCCGTCCGCATGGCGGTCATCTACCTTCTGTCCAGGGCGAGGGCGGCCGAGCGCGTCGAGGGCGCCGAGATCCTCGCGGAGGTGGGACTATGA